Proteins encoded within one genomic window of Balneolaceae bacterium:
- a CDS encoding DUF4856 domain-containing protein: MKISNLLFLSLLTIFVFSCDVNDNNSDIDDDNDIEVPATYEFSRNGESTVSFSGQTTRIKMADELFSAMSDFDNTTEELLLQMYRNQAEDGSDVAPFSEADLNSSDKSIKSKVAASRDYFSTNATLAAEIKNDLESWLSGQVNEVFPNRNQLAEPGVAGQIADGSGERYINGQGLEYNQMIAKSLNGALMADQMLNNYLSPSVLDEGSNRENNDNGVTDGDSNYTSMEHKWDEAYGYIFGTSANPANPIATIGSDDIFLNKYTGQVSEDEDFASLAEDIFEAFKLGRAAIVAGDYDVRDEQAAIIREAISTVIGVRGVYYLQAGKRQIEAEEFGSAFHSLSEGFGFIYSLQFTRVPGTNQPYMTHSEVESMLK; this comes from the coding sequence ATGAAAATCTCAAATCTACTATTCTTGTCTCTGCTGACAATATTTGTATTCTCATGTGATGTCAATGACAACAATTCTGACATTGATGATGATAATGATATTGAAGTTCCCGCAACTTACGAATTTAGCCGAAATGGTGAATCCACTGTTTCATTTTCAGGACAAACTACACGTATTAAAATGGCTGATGAGTTATTTTCGGCCATGTCAGATTTTGACAACACCACAGAAGAATTACTACTTCAGATGTATCGCAATCAAGCTGAAGATGGAAGTGACGTAGCCCCTTTTTCTGAAGCTGACTTAAATTCTTCAGATAAGAGTATTAAAAGTAAAGTGGCTGCATCCCGTGATTATTTTTCAACCAATGCAACACTGGCTGCTGAGATCAAAAATGACCTTGAAAGTTGGTTAAGTGGTCAGGTCAATGAAGTGTTTCCAAATAGAAACCAGCTTGCCGAACCGGGTGTAGCCGGACAAATTGCGGATGGTTCCGGAGAGCGTTACATAAACGGTCAGGGGCTCGAATACAATCAGATGATAGCCAAAAGCCTGAATGGAGCATTGATGGCTGATCAAATGTTGAACAATTATTTAAGCCCATCTGTTCTGGATGAAGGTTCTAACCGCGAGAACAATGACAACGGTGTAACTGACGGAGATTCCAACTACACCTCAATGGAGCATAAGTGGGACGAAGCGTATGGCTATATTTTCGGAACGTCAGCTAATCCCGCAAATCCTATTGCAACAATTGGCAGTGATGATATCTTCCTGAATAAGTACACAGGTCAGGTGAGCGAAGATGAAGATTTTGCATCTCTTGCCGAAGATATTTTTGAAGCCTTTAAATTAGGACGTGCAGCTATTGTAGCCGGCGACTATGACGTGCGCGATGAACAAGCTGCCATTATCCGGGAAGCTATTTCAACGGTAATAGGTGTTCGCGGTGTATATTACTTGCAAGCCGGTAAGAGACAAATTGAAGCTGAAGAATTCGGCTCTGCTTTCCACTCACTTTCTGAAGGGTTTGGCTTTATCTACAGCCTGCAGTTTACCAGGGTTCCGGGTACTAACCAACCTTACATGACCCATAGTGAAGTTGAAAGTATGCTTAAGTGA
- the pckA gene encoding phosphoenolpyruvate carboxykinase (ATP), with translation MDLSKHDITVKKIIRNPSPSEFYEEAIKHDPGSAITNKGALVVRSGERTGRSPADKRVITTEGIKEDIWWGDINIPLDEHTFEINHQRATDYLNTRERLYVLDGFAGWDPEYRLKVRIIAERPYHGLFMHNMLIRPTKEQLDNFGEPDFVIYNAGKFPANKFTEGMTSDASVDVNFDRKEMVILGSEYAGEMKKGIFTVMNYLMPKRDVLSMHCSANEGDDPSDVALFFGLSGTGKTTLSADSSRKLIGDDEHCWSDKGVFNIEGGCYAKTIDLSEEKEPEIYNAIKFGTVLENVVYDQDTREVDYEDTSITVNTRASYPIEYISNAKIPCEAGHPKNVIFLTYDAFGVLPPVSKLSPEQAMYHFISGYTAKVAGTEVGVTEPKAVFSACFGAAFLAWPPAKYAELLADKMRENNAKAWLVNTGLTGGPYGEGSRMDLKSTRAIIDAIHAGKLDDAPTQTDEVFGFEIPTECPNVDSEILLPRNTWKNPEEYDKQAAKLGGLFNDNFQKYKDESSEEIVNAGPKI, from the coding sequence ATGGACCTTTCAAAACATGACATTACTGTCAAAAAGATAATCAGAAACCCTTCCCCTTCTGAATTCTACGAAGAGGCGATAAAGCATGATCCAGGATCAGCTATTACAAATAAGGGAGCATTGGTTGTACGATCAGGCGAAAGGACAGGAAGAAGTCCTGCAGACAAACGAGTTATTACAACCGAGGGAATTAAAGAAGATATTTGGTGGGGAGATATCAATATCCCACTGGACGAACATACATTCGAGATCAACCATCAAAGAGCAACCGATTATCTGAATACAAGAGAACGACTCTATGTATTGGATGGTTTTGCCGGTTGGGATCCGGAATATCGGCTCAAGGTTCGCATTATTGCAGAAAGACCCTACCATGGCCTGTTTATGCACAACATGCTGATCCGTCCTACAAAAGAGCAACTGGATAATTTCGGTGAACCCGATTTTGTGATATACAATGCGGGTAAATTTCCAGCTAACAAATTTACCGAAGGTATGACATCGGATGCCAGTGTTGATGTTAACTTTGATCGTAAAGAGATGGTTATCTTAGGATCAGAGTATGCCGGAGAAATGAAAAAAGGCATCTTTACAGTTATGAATTACCTGATGCCAAAGAGAGACGTGCTTTCAATGCACTGCTCGGCGAACGAAGGCGATGACCCCAGCGATGTAGCACTGTTTTTCGGATTATCCGGTACAGGTAAAACAACCCTCTCTGCAGATAGCAGCCGTAAACTTATTGGTGATGACGAACATTGCTGGAGTGATAAAGGAGTCTTCAATATTGAGGGAGGTTGCTATGCAAAAACTATTGATCTTTCTGAGGAGAAAGAACCTGAAATCTACAATGCCATTAAATTCGGTACGGTATTAGAAAACGTAGTTTATGATCAGGATACAAGAGAAGTGGATTATGAAGATACATCCATCACCGTTAACACAAGAGCTTCTTACCCGATTGAGTACATTTCAAATGCTAAAATTCCATGTGAAGCCGGTCATCCAAAAAACGTGATCTTCCTTACATATGATGCGTTTGGTGTTCTGCCTCCGGTAAGCAAACTTTCACCCGAACAGGCGATGTATCACTTTATTAGTGGATATACGGCCAAAGTTGCCGGAACAGAAGTCGGAGTAACTGAACCTAAAGCAGTATTTTCAGCTTGTTTTGGCGCCGCTTTCCTCGCATGGCCACCGGCAAAATATGCCGAATTACTGGCTGATAAAATGCGGGAGAACAATGCAAAAGCCTGGCTGGTGAATACAGGCCTGACCGGCGGACCCTATGGAGAAGGAAGCCGAATGGATCTGAAGAGCACCCGGGCGATCATCGATGCTATTCACGCAGGTAAGCTTGATGACGCTCCAACTCAAACCGATGAGGTATTTGGATTTGAAATTCCAACTGAGTGCCCAAATGTAGATTCTGAGATTCTTCTGCCAAGAAATACCTGGAAGAATCCGGAAGAATACGACAAACAGGCTGCAAAACTGGGCGGACTGTTCAACGATAACTTCCAAAAATACAAAGATGAAAGCAGCGAAGAGATTGTAAATGCAGGGCCTAAAATCTAA
- a CDS encoding imelysin family protein, which produces MKKYFVFVLIGFVLWGCTDDGPSGPDVDDFDREAILVNWADNIIVPAFSNFTETTEQLHNDAVTFSEDPTLQNLETLRESWKTAYLAFQHVSMFEMGEAMQIQFRDNLNIYPTDTDEIEQSIETGNYNLELPSLLNSQGFPALDYLLHGLAEGDTEILDFYLSNNSADNYRSYLTDVTERIDNLSNQVLEDWTGDYRDEFVSNSGNGANSSLDMMVNDYIFYYEKLIRAGKIGIPAGVFSGTPLSSHVEAYYSNGFSKALLMEAIEC; this is translated from the coding sequence ATGAAAAAATACTTTGTATTCGTTCTAATTGGTTTTGTTCTTTGGGGTTGCACGGATGATGGCCCTTCAGGCCCTGATGTAGATGACTTTGACCGCGAAGCTATCTTGGTAAACTGGGCTGATAATATTATTGTCCCCGCATTTTCCAACTTCACTGAAACGACAGAACAATTACATAATGATGCTGTCACGTTTTCAGAAGATCCGACACTTCAAAATCTTGAAACGTTGCGAGAATCCTGGAAAACAGCCTATCTTGCTTTCCAGCATGTATCCATGTTTGAAATGGGAGAGGCTATGCAAATTCAGTTTCGGGATAATTTGAATATTTACCCAACCGACACTGATGAGATTGAACAAAGCATAGAAACGGGTAATTACAACCTGGAACTGCCTTCACTTCTGAACAGCCAGGGGTTTCCCGCACTGGACTATTTGCTGCATGGACTGGCTGAAGGTGACACGGAAATTCTGGATTTTTACCTCAGCAATAACTCCGCAGATAATTACCGCAGTTACCTAACAGACGTCACAGAGCGGATAGATAATCTTTCAAACCAGGTACTGGAAGACTGGACCGGAGACTACCGTGATGAATTTGTAAGCAACTCCGGCAACGGCGCCAATTCCTCGCTCGATATGATGGTGAACGATTATATTTTCTATTACGAAAAACTGATTCGCGCAGGGAAAATCGGAATTCCGGCAGGTGTTTTTTCAGGCACACCGCTGAGCAGTCATGTAGAAGCCTATTACAGCAACGGCTTTTCAAAAGCACTGCTCATGGAAGCAATTGAATGCTAG
- a CDS encoding ZIP family metal transporter, translating into MEIEAIKVWFFELSPVVQALMGGLFTWFLTALGAGLVFFTKNVGYKLLDTMLGFAAGVMIAASVWSLIIPSIDMAEGQGYISWMPAVIGFMFGAFFLRVCDAYLPHLHLGQSKQEAEGVVTTWRRTTLLVLAITLHNIPEGLAVGVLFGAAASGIDPTGTATVAGAIALALGIGIQNFPEGMAVSIPLRREGVSIGKSFNYGQMSGVVEPISAVIGAAAVLMVQPILPYALAFAAGAMMFVVIEELIPESQQHGHADLATLGTMIGFCVMMVLDVALG; encoded by the coding sequence ATGGAAATTGAAGCAATAAAAGTATGGTTTTTCGAACTAAGTCCGGTTGTGCAGGCATTGATGGGAGGGTTGTTTACCTGGTTTTTAACAGCACTTGGAGCCGGGCTTGTGTTTTTTACAAAAAATGTTGGCTATAAACTGCTTGATACGATGCTCGGTTTCGCTGCCGGTGTGATGATTGCTGCGAGCGTGTGGTCACTCATTATTCCTTCTATCGATATGGCGGAAGGGCAGGGATACATTTCGTGGATGCCTGCCGTTATCGGGTTTATGTTTGGGGCTTTTTTCTTAAGAGTCTGTGATGCATATTTACCCCATCTTCACTTGGGTCAATCCAAACAGGAAGCCGAAGGCGTTGTAACTACATGGAGAAGGACAACACTTTTGGTGTTAGCAATTACACTTCACAACATTCCTGAGGGTTTGGCTGTGGGTGTTCTTTTTGGAGCAGCTGCAAGTGGGATTGATCCGACCGGTACAGCAACTGTAGCCGGTGCCATTGCATTGGCATTGGGAATTGGAATCCAGAATTTTCCCGAGGGTATGGCTGTATCGATTCCTTTGAGAAGAGAAGGTGTGAGTATAGGTAAGAGTTTTAATTACGGCCAGATGTCTGGTGTGGTTGAGCCGATATCGGCTGTTATAGGTGCTGCCGCTGTACTTATGGTTCAACCCATTCTGCCATACGCCCTTGCTTTTGCAGCCGGTGCAATGATGTTTGTAGTTATTGAGGAGTTAATTCCCGAGTCTCAGCAGCATGGTCATGCCGATTTAGCTACACTTGGTACTATGATCGGATTTTGTGTGATGATGGTTTTGGATGTGGCCCTGGGATAG
- a CDS encoding DUF4856 domain-containing protein translates to MKVCLSDLLGDGENGLWDLQTSTLDNLSQQIADKFDFTVEQAASN, encoded by the coding sequence TTGAAAGTATGCTTAAGTGACCTGCTTGGTGATGGTGAAAACGGACTTTGGGACCTTCAAACTTCAACACTGGATAATCTTTCACAGCAGATAGCAGATAAGTTCGATTTTACAGTTGAACAGGCTGCATCTAACTAA